CTGTCCACCTGTCCACCTGTTTCACAACCTAGCCGATCCTACTTCTTGTCGTACACGATCTTGTAGATGCGTCCGCCCGCGTCGTCGGCGACGAACAGCGAGCCGTCGGTTCCCTGGGCAAGACCCGTGGGCCGGTGGTTGCCCGGGTTTCGCGGCCCGAAGCCCTCGGCGAAAACCTCAAAAGCGCCGGCGGCCTTGCCGCCGTTCAGAGGTTGGAACACGACGTTGTAGCCCTGCTGCGGCTCCGGGGCCCGATTCCACGATCCGTGGAACGCGATGAACGCGCCACTCTTGTACTTCGCCGGGAACGACGAGCCCGTGTAGAACATGAGTCCGTTCGGCGCCCAGTGCGCGGGAAAGACCGCGACCGGCTCCTTCTTCGGCGCGCATTGGCCGGTCTTCTTGCCGTCACCGCCATACTCGGGCGCGAGCACCAGATGGTGTTCCTCCACTGCGTAGTAGCAATACGGCCAGCCAAAGTCATCGCCCTGATTGGGCTGAATCAGTTCTTCCGCGGGGTTCTCGGCGTTGTAGTGCGCGCTTTGCGGCCACTGTCCAGAGTTCTCCGGCTCGCCGCCGAGTCCGTCGCGACCGTGCTGCGTCGTCCACAGCTTTCCGTCCAGCGGGTTCATCGCGATGCCGACCGCGTTGCGAATGCCGCGGGCGAAATGATTCTCGGCGCTCGGTTTCTGGTGCAATTTCCGCGCGTCGAACTTCCAGATCCCTCCGCGAATTTCGACTTCGTCGCACGGATTTTTCCCCG
Above is a genomic segment from Gemmatimonadaceae bacterium containing:
- a CDS encoding PQQ-dependent sugar dehydrogenase; the encoded protein is MRRFLSVAAVALLAAPALLGAQPRGSEKCDPENAGIRLPQGFCATVYAEKIGVDGDTLKNPRHMVVAPNGDVIVSAQGRGGVGGVWILRDENGDGKADKAVHFARGFTSSEVALFDGHLYTETSTEILRYPFPTGTFAAAGNADTVAEELPKGGSHQVKTFTIDRAGNLYVNFGTATNSCQTADRQKESPGKNPCDEVEIRGGIWKFDARKLHQKPSAENHFARGIRNAVGIAMNPLDGKLWTTQHGRDGLGGEPENSGQWPQSAHYNAENPAEELIQPNQGDDFGWPYCYYAVEEHHLVLAPEYGGDGKKTGQCAPKKEPVAVFPAHWAPNGLMFYTGSSFPAKYKSGAFIAFHGSWNRAPEPQQGYNVVFQPLNGGKAAGAFEVFAEGFGPRNPGNHRPTGLAQGTDGSLFVADDAGGRIYKIVYDKK